A stretch of Enterobacter cloacae complex sp. ECNIH7 DNA encodes these proteins:
- a CDS encoding DUF2502 domain-containing protein, translating into MSTLKPALIALSLVLAAPMAVQASEITLVPAVKLQIGDQDNNGHYWDGGRWRDHDWWKAHYDWRDNHWRPHDEHRKHDDRHDDHHHDDHRDDRGPDWKHH; encoded by the coding sequence GTGTCTACACTGAAACCTGCACTCATCGCGCTTTCACTGGTGCTGGCCGCCCCCATGGCGGTTCAGGCATCTGAAATTACCCTCGTACCGGCGGTTAAACTGCAGATTGGCGACCAGGATAACAACGGTCATTACTGGGACGGCGGCCGCTGGCGCGACCACGACTGGTGGAAGGCGCATTATGACTGGCGTGATAACCACTGGCGTCCACATGATGAGCATCGTAAACACGACGATCGTCACGATGACCATCATCACGATGACCACCGCGACGATCGCGGCCCGGACTGGAAACACCACTAA
- a CDS encoding alanine/glycine:cation symporter family protein gives MPDFFFFINEVLWGSIMIYLLLGAGIWFTLRSGFIQFRYIRKFGRSLKNSVTPQPGGLTSFQALCTSLAARLGSGNLAGVALAISAGGPGAVFWMWVTALLGMATSFAESSLAQLYKEKDKNGQFRGGPAWYMARGLGMRWMGVLFSLFLLLAYGLIFNTVQANSVANALRYAFSCPEWIAGIVLALVVLLTISAGLRGIARLMQWLVPVMALLWVVASLFVAALHIDQVPGVIATIVKSAFGWREVASGALGYTFSQALMAGFQRGMFSNEAGMGSTPNAAAAASSWPPHPAAQGIVQMIGVFTDTIIICSASAMILLLAGPVPHTSGTAGIQLLQQALVNLTGGWGAGFVSLVLVLFAFSSIVVNYLYAENNLIFLKLDSRAAIGTLRLAVILMIIAGSFLSMPLVWQLADIIMALMAITNLTAILLLSPVVTLIARDYLRQRKLGVPPVFDPARYPDVKAQLAPGTWDDLPRQ, from the coding sequence ATGCCTGATTTCTTTTTCTTTATTAACGAAGTCCTGTGGGGTTCGATAATGATTTACCTGCTTCTGGGAGCAGGTATTTGGTTTACGCTACGCAGTGGGTTTATCCAGTTTCGTTATATTCGCAAGTTTGGCAGAAGTCTGAAAAACAGCGTTACGCCCCAGCCGGGCGGATTAACGTCGTTCCAGGCACTCTGTACCAGCCTGGCGGCACGCCTCGGCAGCGGGAATCTGGCGGGCGTTGCGCTGGCCATCAGCGCCGGTGGGCCAGGTGCGGTCTTCTGGATGTGGGTAACGGCGCTACTCGGGATGGCCACCTCCTTTGCGGAAAGTTCGCTCGCCCAGCTGTATAAAGAGAAAGATAAAAACGGCCAGTTTCGCGGAGGTCCTGCCTGGTACATGGCGCGTGGCTTAGGGATGCGCTGGATGGGCGTTCTGTTCTCGCTTTTTTTACTGCTCGCGTACGGCCTTATTTTTAATACCGTCCAGGCAAATTCTGTCGCCAATGCCCTGCGCTATGCCTTCTCCTGCCCGGAGTGGATCGCCGGTATCGTGTTAGCCCTCGTCGTTTTGCTCACCATTTCAGCCGGTCTCAGGGGCATCGCCCGCCTGATGCAGTGGCTGGTTCCCGTTATGGCGCTGCTTTGGGTTGTCGCGAGCCTGTTCGTCGCCGCACTGCATATCGACCAGGTGCCGGGCGTGATTGCGACCATCGTCAAAAGCGCTTTTGGCTGGCGCGAGGTGGCCTCCGGGGCGCTGGGCTACACCTTCAGCCAGGCGCTGATGGCGGGTTTTCAGCGGGGCATGTTCTCCAATGAAGCCGGAATGGGGTCAACCCCCAACGCGGCCGCTGCCGCCTCTTCCTGGCCGCCACACCCGGCGGCACAGGGCATTGTGCAGATGATTGGCGTCTTTACCGATACCATTATCATCTGCTCCGCCAGCGCCATGATTTTGCTGCTGGCAGGCCCCGTCCCGCATACTTCTGGTACCGCCGGGATACAGCTTCTCCAGCAGGCGCTGGTGAACCTGACCGGCGGCTGGGGAGCAGGATTTGTCTCGCTCGTCCTGGTGCTGTTTGCCTTCAGTTCGATTGTGGTGAATTACCTCTACGCCGAAAATAACCTTATTTTCCTGAAACTCGACTCCCGCGCCGCAATCGGAACCCTGCGTCTCGCGGTCATTCTGATGATCATCGCTGGCTCCTTCCTCAGTATGCCGCTGGTCTGGCAGCTGGCCGATATCATTATGGCGCTGATGGCGATCACGAACCTCACCGCTATCCTGCTGCTCTCACCCGTTGTGACCCTGATTGCCAGAGACTATCTGCGTCAGCGCAAACTCGGCGTTCCGCCGGTATTTGATCCCGCCCGCTATCCCGACGTTAAGGCGCAGCTTGCCCCCGGCACGTGGGATGATTTGCCGCGGCAATAA
- the yaaA gene encoding peroxide stress protein YaaA produces the protein MLILISPAKTLDYQSQLATERYTQPELLDYSQQLIREARKLSAPQIASLMSISDKLADLNATRFHEWHPDFTPANARQAILAFKGDVYTGLQAEDFSEADFDFAQQHLRMLSGLYGVLRPLDLMQPYRLEMGIRLENAKGKDLYHFWGDIITDKLNAALRAQGDNVVINLASDEYYKSVKPKKLDADIIKPVFLDEKNGKFKVISFYAKKARGLMSRYIIQNRLTKPEQLTAFNSEGYFFDEEASGKGELVFKRHEQ, from the coding sequence ATGCTGATTCTGATTTCACCTGCAAAAACGCTCGACTACCAGAGCCAGCTCGCCACCGAGCGCTATACCCAGCCTGAACTGCTGGACTACTCGCAACAGCTGATCCGCGAAGCGCGTAAGCTCTCTGCGCCGCAAATCGCCTCGCTGATGAGCATCAGCGACAAGCTGGCCGATCTTAACGCGACCCGCTTTCACGAGTGGCACCCGGATTTCACCCCGGCGAACGCTCGCCAGGCGATTCTGGCGTTTAAAGGTGATGTCTACACCGGCCTGCAGGCGGAAGATTTTAGCGAAGCCGATTTCGATTTTGCCCAGCAGCATCTGCGCATGCTGTCGGGACTGTACGGCGTACTGCGCCCGCTGGATCTGATGCAGCCGTATCGTCTGGAGATGGGGATTCGCCTGGAAAATGCCAAAGGCAAAGATCTGTACCATTTCTGGGGCGATATCATTACCGACAAGCTTAATGCGGCGCTGCGTGCACAGGGCGATAACGTAGTGATTAACCTGGCGTCCGATGAATATTACAAGTCGGTGAAGCCGAAAAAACTGGATGCCGACATCATCAAGCCGGTATTCCTTGACGAGAAGAACGGCAAGTTCAAAGTGATCAGCTTCTACGCCAAGAAAGCGCGTGGCCTGATGAGCCGCTATATTATCCAGAACCGCCTGACGAAGCCGGAGCAGCTAACCGCCTTCAACAGCGAAGGCTATTTCTTTGACGAAGAAGCGTCAGGGAAAGGCGAGCTGGTGTTTAAGCGCCACGAGCAGTAA